From one Elusimicrobiota bacterium genomic stretch:
- a CDS encoding corrinoid protein has translation MADLKQVSEMLIKGKVNDVKALVEKAVAEGVSAEEILKNGLIAGMNVVGAKFKANEFYIPEVLIAARAMHGGMAILKPLLAKSNMKSPGRIIIGTVKGDLHDIGKNLVAMMLEGAGFEVIDLGIDVPVQKFVDTCKAQKVDVVALSALLTTTMPMMKDTIAEMKKNLTNLPKIMVGGAPVTQNFATEIGADGFAPDAASAVDTAKELIGIN, from the coding sequence ATGGCAGATCTTAAGCAAGTGTCTGAAATGTTGATTAAAGGTAAGGTGAATGATGTTAAGGCGTTGGTGGAGAAAGCCGTTGCGGAAGGTGTTTCTGCAGAGGAAATACTTAAGAACGGTTTAATTGCCGGGATGAACGTTGTCGGTGCGAAGTTTAAGGCTAATGAGTTTTATATACCTGAAGTATTGATTGCCGCGCGTGCAATGCATGGGGGTATGGCGATACTTAAACCGTTATTGGCTAAGAGTAATATGAAATCACCGGGACGTATTATTATTGGTACTGTCAAAGGTGACCTGCATGATATAGGGAAAAACTTGGTAGCGATGATGCTGGAAGGCGCAGGGTTTGAGGTTATAGATCTTGGGATCGATGTACCTGTCCAAAAGTTTGTTGATACGTGTAAAGCGCAAAAAGTTGATGTCGTAGCGTTATCCGCATTGTTGACCACCACGATGCCGATGATGAAGGATACTATCGCGGAGATGAAAAAGAACTTAACGAATTTACCAAAGATTATGGTTGGTGGCGCGCCCGTAACACAAAATTTTGCTACTGAAATAGGGGCAGATGGTTTTGCGCCGGATGCAGCATCAGCTGTGGATACCGCGAAAGAGTTGATCGGGATTAACTAA
- a CDS encoding Gfo/Idh/MocA family oxidoreductase, with the protein MPKVAVLSYAHMHAGSYSSALKKIKNTELACIWDEDAKRGSTMAERFKAPYIPNLDDVLAKDIDAVIVCTSNIEHKDVVIKAAKAKKHVMCEKPLAVTVTDGKKMIEECRKNGVILMTAFPCRYSTPMMRLKQVVEDGLVGDILAMRGTNRGTMPGGWFVEKKLSGGGAMIDHTVHVADLMRWVTGKEVKKVYAECDKMFYPELTVDDTGLVSMEFEDNIFASLDTSWSRPKKSYPVWGDVNLKVVGTKGIAEFDLMDQKTMFYSEERGKGIYDFWGDGTDDGLVNDFIDCVEKGKPASITGEDGLAAVEIALGAYQAVKTGKVVKLPLE; encoded by the coding sequence ATGCCAAAAGTTGCGGTTTTAAGTTATGCGCATATGCACGCGGGAAGTTATTCTTCAGCATTGAAAAAAATCAAGAATACAGAACTTGCCTGTATCTGGGATGAAGACGCAAAACGAGGGAGTACAATGGCGGAACGGTTTAAAGCGCCGTATATTCCTAACCTCGATGATGTATTAGCGAAGGATATCGATGCAGTAATTGTTTGTACGAGTAATATTGAGCATAAAGATGTGGTGATCAAAGCGGCAAAAGCTAAAAAACATGTTATGTGCGAAAAACCGTTGGCAGTGACTGTCACTGACGGGAAGAAGATGATTGAGGAATGCAGGAAAAACGGTGTGATACTGATGACCGCGTTTCCATGCAGGTATTCCACTCCGATGATGAGGTTAAAACAGGTTGTGGAAGACGGGTTGGTGGGTGATATACTCGCAATGCGGGGAACTAACCGCGGGACGATGCCCGGAGGGTGGTTTGTAGAAAAAAAACTTTCCGGTGGCGGTGCAATGATTGACCATACGGTACACGTTGCGGACCTCATGCGGTGGGTTACCGGTAAGGAAGTAAAAAAGGTTTATGCTGAATGCGATAAAATGTTTTACCCGGAACTAACCGTTGATGATACTGGGTTGGTGAGTATGGAGTTTGAGGATAACATTTTTGCTTCGCTTGATACCAGCTGGTCACGTCCGAAGAAGTCGTATCCTGTTTGGGGTGATGTTAATCTAAAAGTTGTGGGTACAAAAGGTATTGCTGAGTTTGACCTTATGGATCAAAAGACTATGTTCTACAGTGAGGAAAGAGGGAAAGGTATATACGATTTCTGGGGTGACGGCACTGATGACGGGTTAGTAAATGATTTTATTGACTGTGTGGAGAAAGGGAAACCTGCGTCTATCACCGGTGAGGACGGGTTAGCGGCTGTAGAAATTGCGTTAGGCGCGTATCAAGCTGTGAAAACAGGGAAAGTTGTAAAATTACCGCTGGAATAG
- a CDS encoding Gfo/Idh/MocA family oxidoreductase: MANIALIGAGSIAKFHASAIESLSTAKLVGVFDINRQAAESIAKIKKGVKVYSSIDELSKDKNVEVVDICLPTTLHHDNVINAANAGKHVFCEKPIARTLKQAEEMVAACKKNGIKFMVGHVLRFFPEYKRAKDLISAGKLGKVGMARLSRLNTFPLTSSSWYTDIENSGGVVLDMSIHDFDFLHWCFGMPERVYAQGLTYRINKNTPLDYALVSIRFKNGTIAHVEGSWAETSGFSAKFEIAGEKGILDFDMKKNQPFLLSLRGDSTGNAGVNVPESPLKLSPYAMEIKHFIECIDNDKEPMITGDEAILSLKIALAALESIKSGEVVKF, from the coding sequence ATGGCTAACATTGCACTGATTGGTGCGGGAAGTATCGCGAAGTTTCACGCATCGGCAATTGAGTCGTTGAGTACTGCAAAACTTGTTGGCGTGTTTGATATCAACCGCCAGGCAGCGGAGAGTATCGCAAAAATAAAAAAGGGTGTTAAAGTTTATTCAAGTATCGACGAGTTGTCCAAAGATAAGAATGTTGAGGTAGTTGATATCTGCTTGCCTACCACGTTGCATCATGATAATGTTATTAACGCTGCAAATGCGGGAAAACATGTTTTTTGTGAGAAACCTATCGCACGGACACTTAAACAGGCGGAAGAAATGGTTGCAGCCTGCAAAAAAAACGGTATTAAATTTATGGTTGGGCACGTATTACGTTTTTTCCCGGAGTACAAACGCGCGAAGGATCTTATCTCTGCGGGTAAACTCGGGAAAGTCGGGATGGCAAGGTTGTCAAGGCTTAACACATTCCCGCTGACCTCCAGTTCGTGGTATACGGATATCGAAAACAGCGGGGGTGTTGTGTTGGATATGAGCATCCACGATTTTGATTTTCTACACTGGTGTTTTGGTATGCCCGAAAGAGTTTATGCTCAAGGATTGACGTATCGTATAAACAAAAATACTCCACTGGATTATGCGTTGGTGAGTATAAGGTTTAAAAACGGTACTATCGCGCATGTGGAAGGTTCCTGGGCGGAAACCTCGGGGTTCAGCGCTAAGTTTGAAATTGCAGGGGAAAAAGGTATTCTTGATTTTGACATGAAAAAAAATCAGCCGTTTCTTTTGTCGTTACGCGGTGACTCTACAGGCAATGCCGGGGTGAATGTTCCCGAGAGCCCGTTGAAGTTGTCACCATACGCAATGGAAATTAAGCATTTTATTGAGTGCATAGATAACGATAAAGAGCCAATGATTACAGGTGATGAAGCGATCTTGAGTTTGAAGATAGCGCTGGCAGCACTTGAGTCTATTAAGTCCGGGGAAGTGGTAAAGTTCTAA